In Bradyrhizobium sp. 195, the sequence TGCATGTCGGGGGTGACGATCATCTCCTGCACGCGCGTCAGCGCGTTCTCGCGCATCCGCAGGAAGTCGGGGATGATCCCGGTGACGGTGCCGCCGTGATCGAGCACGGAGGTCGCGACCGAACCCATCAGGCCAAGCGAGCCGCCGCCATAGACGAGGCGGATGTCGTTTTCGGCGAGCGCCTTGCCGAACGCCTTGGCGCCTTCGGTGAAGCGGGGATTGGTTCCTGGGCCGGAGCCGCAATAGACACAGACGGTTTTGATCGTGCTCATTGTCACCATGATGCATTGCAGCGAAGAGGCGTCAAGCCCTTCAGGTGATTCGATACTCCCGGAAATCTACCGGTAAATGGCGACAAACAATCGAAGATTCGCCATCTGGCGGGGTGCGTTGACATCGGGAAGGCTCTATATGACAGGCGAAAATGGTAAATCACGGTGACGCCCGCACCCGGCGGGATTTCAGGCTTTTTGATGGACCAACCTCAATCGTTCGACGGCGCCGACGTTCCCAATCCTGCCGGCGGCCCGGCGGAGCGGGCCACGTTGATGGGCACGCTGGCGCATCTGTGGCCCTATATCTGGCCGGGCGACCGCTTCGATCTGAAGATGCGCGTGGTGTGGTCGCTTGTGCTGCTGCTCGCTGCCAAGCTGATCACGTTGACGGTACCGTTCAGCTTCAAATGGGCGACGGACGCGCTGACTGGCGCCAACTCGGCGCCGCTGCAGGCTGATAATTGGCACCTCTGGGTGATCGCCTCGCCGTTGTTGCTGACCGTGAGCTACGGCACGATGCGCATCCTGATGGCGCTGCTGACGCAATGGCGCGATGGCATCTTTGCGCGCGTCGCCATGCATGCGGTGCGCAAGCTCGCCACCATCACCTTCATCCATATGCACGAGCTGTCGCTGCGCTTCCACCTCGAGCGCAAGACCGGCGGTCTGACGCGCGTGCTCGAGCGCGGCCGCGAGGGCATCGAGGTCATCGTGCGCATGGTGATCCTGCAGCTGATCCCGACCATCGTCGAGGTTTCGCTGCTGATGGCCGTGCTGCTCTGGCAGTTCGACTGGCGCTACGTGGTCGCAACGCTGATCACGGTCACGCTCTACATGTACTACACTTACATCGCGACCGAGTGGCGGATCGGCATCCGCCGCAAGATGAACGATTCCGATACCGAGGCGAACACCAAGGCGATCGACTCGCTGCTCAACTACGAGACCGTGAAATACTTCGGCGCCGAGGCGCGCGAGGCCCAGCGCTACGACAAGTCGGTGGCGCGCTACGAGGAGGCGAGCGTCCACACCTACACCTCACTCGCGGTGCTTAACACCGGCCAGGCGGTGATCTTCACGCTGGGGCTGACCGCAACCATGCTGATGTGCGCGATCGGCGTGCGCAACGGCACCAACACCGTCGGCGATTTCGTGCTGGTCAACGCCATGATGATCCAGCTCTATCAGCCCCTGAACTTCATGGGCATGGTCTATCGCGAGATCAAGCAGGCGATCATCGACATCGAGAAGATGTTCAATGTGCTGGGCCGCGAGGCCGAGATCAAGGACGCGCCCGATGCGCAGCCGCTGGTCATCTCCGCCGGCACCGTGCGCTTCGAGGACGTGCGCTTTGCCTATGAGGCACCGCGCCCGATCCTCAAGGGCATCAGCTTCGAGGTGCCGGCCGGCAAGACCGTCGCGATCGTCGGCCCGTCCGGGGCGGGCAAGTCGACCATCTCGCGTCTGCTGTTCCGCCTCTACGACGTCTCCGGCGGCAAGATCCTGATCGACGGCCAGGACATCCGCGCGGTGACGCAGGATTCACTTCGGGCCTCGATCGGCATGGTGCCGCAGGATACCGTGCTGTTCAACGACACCATCCGCTACAACATCCGCTACGGCCGCTGGGACGCCAGCGATGCCGAAGTCGAAGAAGCGGCGCGGCTCGCGCAGATCGACCATTTCATCCGCCTGTCGCCGAAGGGTTACGAGACCCAGGTCGGCGAGCGCGGGCTCAAACTGTCCGGCGGCGAGAAGCAGCGCGTCGCGATCGCGCGCACTGTCCTGAAGGCGCCGCCGATCCTGGTGCTGGACGAGGCCACCTCGGCGCTCGACACCCACACCGAGCACGAGATCCAGGGCGCGCTCGACCGGGTGGCGAAGAACCGCACCTCGCTGGTGATCGCGCACCGGCTTTCGACTATCGTTGGGGCCGACGAGATCATCGTGCTGGATCAGGGCCGCATCGCCGAGCGCGGGACCCACGCCAAGCTGCTCGCCCACGGCGGCCTCTATGCCAGCATGTGGAACAGGCAGCGCGAGGCGGAGGCGGCGCGCGAGAAACTGGCCAAGATGGCCGACACCGGCGACGCTCCCAACCGGGAGCCGCCGGCGGTCAATGACGCCCTGACGGCGCCTGCGGCGGCGGAGTGACCTTGTCTCCGGTCCCAACTCTGGCCTAAACAAGCCCGCGCGACGACCCGTGCCATTAACTCCGACCGGCAGATAGCGATGTCCATTCTCGATTCGATCCAGCGTCAGATCCCACCGATCCACAAGGAGGGCTATCCCTTCATCGGCGGCTTTGCGCTGGCAAGCCTGATCCTGTTCTGGCTGTGGTCGCCTCTGGGCTGGATCGGCACGATCCTGACCGTGTGGTGCGCGCTGTTCTTCCGCGATCCCGTGCGCGTGACGCCGGTGCGCGAGGGGCTGGTCGTGTCGCCGGCCGACGGCCGCGTCTCGATGATCACCATGGCGCTGCCGCCGGCCGAACTCGGGCTCGGCGATCGGCCGTTGCCGCGCATCTCGGTTTTCATGAGCGTCTTCAATTGCCACGTGAACCGCGCTCCCGTCGCGGGCAGGGTGGACCGCATCGCCTACCGCCCCGGCCTCTTCATCAATGCCGAGCTCGACAAGGCGAGCGAGGACAATGAGCGCAATTCGCTCGTGATCTCGACACCGACGGCGCGGATCGGCGTGGTCCAGATTGCAGGGCTTGTCGCCAAGCGCATCGTCTGCTTCGTCAGGGAGGGCCAGGCGATCGGCACCGGCGAGCGTTTCGGTCTGATCCGCTTCGGCTCGCGGCTCGACGTCTACCTGCCTGTGGGAACCAAGGCGCTGGTCTCGGAAGGGCAGACCGCCATCGCCGGCGAGACGATTTTGGCCGATCTTGCGGGCGACGACCCCAGCCGCGTCTACCGCGCCAATTAACCAATAAGTCGGTCTGTGGGGGGCTTCCGCCGCAATGGCGGAGGGAGACGCGACTTGCTATATCTCGCCTTGAGGTGAGGACCAGCGATGACGCCCTATGACTTCAAATACCCCGATACGCGCCGCCGCCGGTTCCGTCCGATTCCGGTGCGGATGCTGGTGCCCAACGTCATCACGCTGCTGGCGATCTGCGCCGGCCTGACCTCGATCCGCTTGTCGATCGAGGGACGGATGTCGCTCGCCGTCTACGCCATCGTGTTCGCGGCGGCGCTCGACGGCATCGACGGCCGCATCGCGCGCATGATCAAGGGTCAATCCAAGTTCGGCGCCGAACTCGACAGCCTCGCTGACTTCGTCAATTTCGGTGTGGCGCCCGGCCTGATGTTGTATTTCTGGCAGCTCCATGAGCTCGGCAATGCCGGCTGGATCGCCGCGATGGTGTTCGCGATCTCCGGCGGTCTGCGTCTGGCGCGCTTCAACGCCACCATGGACGATCCGAACAAGCCGGCCTTCGCCGCCAATTTCTTCACCGGCGTGCCGGCGCCGGCCGGCGCTATCACCGTGCTGCTGCCGATCTACGTTGCGTTCCTCGATCTCGGCCGCACTCCCGCGGCGGTGACGGCGGCCTATACGCTCCTCATCGCCTTCCTGATGGTGTCGCGCCTGCCGGTGTTCTCCGGCAAGACCAAGCGCATGCGCGTGCCGCCGGAGCTGGTGCTGCCGGCGTTCGTCGCCGTGATCGTCTTCATCGCATTGCTGATCGCCTATCCCTGGCACGTGCTGTCGATCGGCACGGTGCTGTATCTGCTCTGCCTGCCGCTCGGCTACAAATCCTACCGCGACCAGGCGCGCGCGATGGAAGCTGCGGCGCCGGCGGAAGGCGAAGTCTCGTCACCACCTTCGGCGCCGACGCTGGCGAATTTGTCGGAACCGCCGCCGGAAGACGACCGGCCCGGACGGCTGCACTGAGCGGTTCTTACGGATATCTGCCATGAAGGCGAGCTGAGTTGGGTCGAGGCTCGATCTCGGCTATATCGCCCTGTGCCGGCGGCACCGCGCCAACAGCGGCCGCTAATCTGGGAGAGAACGCCGTGACCAATACCGCGACCGGGCCGCTGCCCGCTTCCGTCCTCGAAGCGCTGGGCCGCTACGACACGCCGACGATCTGCAATGCCATGGAGATCGTGGCGCCCGAGCGTCGGCTGATCGGCTACACCACCAAGCAATTGGTCTGCCCGTTCCCCGATTTGCCGCCGATCGTCGGCTATGCCCGCACGGTCGCGATCCGCTCGGTGCTGAAGTCATCGCTTCCGGCGGAAGAGCAGTCCCAGCGCCGCATCGAATATTACGAATATGTCGGCACTGGCCATGGCCCGCGCATCTCGGTGATCCAGGACATCGACGGTCCTGACGTCGGCTACGGCGCGTTCTGGGGCGAGGTGCAGAGCAACGTGCATAAGGCGCTCGGCTGCCTCGGCGTCATCACCGACGGTTCGATCCGCGACATCCCGCAATGGGCCCCTGGCTTCCAGGCGCTGGCCGGCTCGATCGGCCCGTCCCATGCCTGGGTGCATGCCGAGAGCTTTGGCGGCGAGGTGCGCGTTGCCGGCATGACCGTGAAGTCGGATGACCTGATTCACGCCGACCTGCACGGCGCCATCGTGATCCCGCACGACATCGCCGCCAAGCTACCCGAGGCCGCCGAACTCTGTGGCCGCCGCGAGACGCCGATCCTGGAGATCGCCCGCAGCCCCGACTTCTCGCTGGAGAAGCTGAAGGCCGCGCTGAAGCGCTCGGCGGAGATTCACTGAGCTTACGGCGACGACGCCGGTCGTGGGCTGCCTTGTTCGCTCAGGAACAGGGCAGCCTGATCCGGTTCTCCAAACACGGCGGCGGCGCATCCGATGAGGGTGAAGCCGCCGGCGAAGTCCCACAGGGTGATGTCGTCTGCGCTGTCGGTGGCGTGAATCAACCGCGCTGCAATGACGGCGAAGGCGGCCTCGACAAAGAGCAGGGCGCTGAACGCCGGCAGGACGAGTTCCGGCTCGAGCAGATGGAACGCCAACACCGCAGGCAGCGCGGTGAGAAGACTGAACAGCGTCAACATTGCAAATCGCTCCCGCGATCGAGCATGCCGCAGAGCTGCAGGATAGCAGATCCATCCATCGTTTTGCCCGTGGCGCAGGGCCGCAGCGCTCCATCCGGAGCACGAGCAAACCGTCTCGCAGCTGTTCAACTGGACGCCGTGCCTTCATCGCCTCGTCGCAGCCCAATCATGGTTAGCAAAACGTTGAGAATCCTGTCGGTGATCGGCAAAGCCCGCATCCTCCGAGCGCACTGCGCCCGGTTTGGCAGGCCGGCTCAACTTAACCTTTACGCGGCTTTAAGGGCGGCGCTCTAGGGTTTCCGATGCGGTTCGGGGTTGGGCCGCGCCAGCGGCCAGGACGGCCGTTGTTGCGTACGCGTTGGAGTATCCCATGGATATCATGACGAGCGTCGGGCTCACGGCGGGCATCATCGTCATCACTGCGATGATCTTCATGGGCGGCGACCTCCACATGTTCATCTCCGAACATGCGATGATCATCATCTTCGGCGGCTCGATCTCCGCCACCATGATCCGCTTTCCGCTCTCGGCACTCCTGCACGGCCTTCCGCTCGGCGCCAAGTTCGCCTTCACCATGAGCCGCCTGTCGGCGCACGACCTCGTCGACGAGCTCGCCCGCATCGCCGAGATCGCCCGCAAGCAGGGTCCTGTCGGTCTCGAAAAGGTCGAGACTGACGAGCCGTTCCTTGCCAAAGGCATCCGCTACGTCGCCGACGGCTACGACCTTGACTTCATCCGCGACAATCTCGAGCGCGACCGCGACAACTTCCTCATGCACCTGGACGAGGGCAGCAAGATCTACCGCGCCATCGGCGACTGCGCCCCGGCGTTCGGCATGATCGGCACCCTGATCGGCATGGTGCAGATGTTCGCCAACATGACCGACCCGTCCAAGCTCGGCCCGTTCATGGCGACCGCGCTGCTCGCCACGCTTTACGGCGCGCTGGTTGCGAACCTGTTCTGTCTGCCGATCGCCGACAAGCTGCACGGCAAGCTGCTGGACGAGGAGACCAACCGTACCCTGATCATCGACGGCATCCTGATGATCCGCGACTCCAAGAGCCCGACGCTCGTGCGCGAAATGCTGCTGGCCTACCTGCCGGAGAAGCATCGTCACGCCGAGGGCGAGCCGGTGCCGGCGTAAGACCGCCCGCCGGGATTTTCAGCCATGGCCAAGAAGAAACGCGGCGATGCGCACGGAGGCGGTCACGGCTGGTTCGTGACCTTCGCCGACCTGATGGGCCTGATGATGAGCTTCTTCGTGATGCTCGTCGCATTCTCGACGCAGGACGCCAACAAGCTGAAGATCGTCGCAGGATCGATGCGCGACGCCTTCGGTGTGCAGAGCGAAGCGCGCTATGCCGGCATCGTCGAGTCCGACGGTTTGCCGACCCGCCCACGGCTGAAGAACGTCGACCATATCCAGCCCGAGGACGCCTCCAACACGCCGACGCCGGATCAGGAGGATCGCGACCGCACGTCGGGGGCGAAGATCAAGGTCGACCGCAATTTCGCGCTCGCCGCGGCCTCGCTGCGCCAGGCGCTGCAGGACATGCCGGAACTGACCGAGATGTCCAAGCACATCATGTTTGAGGAGACCAAGCAGGGTCTCAACCTGGAGATCGTCGACCAGGACGGCCGCTCGATGTTCGCCGACGGCTCCAAGGTGCCCTATGACCGCACCCGCCGTCTGGTCGAAAAGCTCGCGATCCCGCTCAAGGCCACGCCGCTCCGCGTCTCCATCGCCGGCCACACCGCGGCGGGCTTCGTGCCGACCCGCAGCGAGTACGGCGCCTTCGATCTGTCGGCCGATCGCGCCAATGCCGTGCGCCAGATCCTCGAACGCGAAGGCCTGCCGCCGTCGCACATCTTCGCCGTCTCCGGAAAGGCGGACACCCAGCCGCTGTTTCCGGACGATCCTTCGCTCGCGGCCAACCGGCGGGTGACCATCACCCTGATGCGCGAAGATCCGCCGCTGCCGCCGAATCTGAAGCCCTAAGCATGATCCGGTAAAGTGGGCACCGGTTTTCCGACAGATCATGCTCGGAAAATATGTCCTCTTGCGTTACCATTTTACCTGAGGCATGTCGTCGCGCGGGCGACGAACGTTGCTGCGGTGTCACAGCTTCTGCCTGGGCGCCTGCTATGGTGATGGGCTGATTGACAGGCGCGCCGGAAGCGTCGAAAGGCGCCGGATCAATTCCAGGGAAGAAGCGTTTTCCACCTTCATGACGGCGAGCATCACACAGGCCGAGACCCAGGATGGGCAACCGGTCACCTCAGGTTTTTGGGCCCTTACGCTCGGGAGCATCGGCGTCGTCTTCGGCGATATCGGTACCTCGCCCCTCTATGCATTCCACGAGGCCGTCAAGGCCGCGGCCCATGGCGAGCCGGTCTCGCGGGTCATCGTGCTGGGCGTGCTCTCGCTGATCCTGTGGGCGCTGTTGATCGTCGTCACCGCCAAATACGTTCTGCTGCTGCTGCGCGCCGACAATAACGGGGAGGGCGGCACGCTTTCTCTGATGGCGCTCGGCCAGCGCGCGCTCGGGCGGCGAAGCTGGGTTCTGCTCGCGCTCGGCGTGGTCGGCGCCTCCATGTTCATCGGCGATTCCATGATCACGCCGGCGATCTCGGTGCTGTCGGCGGTCGAAGGCCTGAAGCTCGCAACCCCCGCGCTCGAGCATTACGTGGTGCCGCTCACCGTGCTCATCCTGGTGCTGCTGTTCGCGGTCCAGAGCAAGGGGACCGCGCTGGTGGCCTCGGCCTTCGGGCCGGTGATGGTGGTCTGGTTCGCCGTCATCGCGGTGATGGGGGCGGTCCATATCGCCGACGACCCGACCGTGCTGGCGGCGATCAATCCCTATTACGCGGTGCAGTTCGTGCTGTCGCACGGCACGATCGGCCTTGTGACGCTCGGCGCGGTGTTCCTGGCGGTGACGGGGGGCGAGGCGCTCTATGCCGATCTCGGCCATTTCGGCCGCAAGCCGATCCAATTGGCCTGGATGTTCTTCGTACTTCCCGCGCTTTTGATCAATTATTTCGGGCAGGGCGCGCTGGTGCTGTCCGATCCGAGCGCCATCGAGCATTCCTTCTATCGCATGGTGCCCGAAGGCCTGGTGCTGCCGCTGGTCGGGCTTGCGACCGCAGCGACCGTGATCGCGAGCCAGGCGGTGATCACCGGTGCCTATTCGCTGGTCTATCAGGCGGTGCAACTCGGCCTGCTGCCGCGTTTCGAGGTCCGTTATACGTCCGAGACCCATGCCGGCCAGATCTACCTTCCGCGGGTGAACCGGCTGCTGCTGATCGGCGTGATGCTGCTGGTCCTGCTGTTTCACACCCCCAGCAATCTGGCCTCGGCCTACGGCATCGCGGTCTCCACCACCATGGTCGCCGACGGCATCATGGGCTTCGTCGTGATCTGGAAATTGTGGAACTGGCGCGCCGCCACGGCTGCTGCCGTGATCGTGCCCTTCGTTGTCGTCGACCTGAGCTTCTTCAGCGCCAATCTTCTGAAGCTGCTCGAGGGCGCCTGGGTGCCACTGCTGTTCGGCGTGGCCATGGCGGGGACGATCTGGACCTGGCGGAAGGGCTCCGGGATTCTGATCCAGAAGACGCGCCGGATCGAGGTGCCGCTCGACGATCTGATCCGGAGCCTCGAGAAGCGGCCCCCGCATATTGTCAAGGGCACCGCTGTGTTCCTGACCAGCGATCCCTCGTTCGTGCCGACCGCGCTGCTGCACAATCTCAAGCACAACAAGGTGCTGCATGAGCACAACGTGATCCTGACCATCGAGACCGCGCACACGCCGCGGGTGGACCTGTCCGAGCGGTTCCGGATGGAAAAGATCAGCGAGAAATTCTCCAAGGTCCGGCTGCGCTTCGGCTACATGGAGCAGCCGAACGTGCCCAAGGCCCTCGCGATCGCGCGCAAGCAGGGCTGGCAGTTCGACATCATGTCGACGTCGTTCTTCGTGTCGCGAAGGTCGCTGAAAGCGTCGGCGCAGTCGGGCATGCCGCTGTGGCAGGACCATCTGTTCATCGCGCTCAGCCGGTCCGCCAACGACGCCACGGATTACTTCCAAATCCCCACCGGCCGGGTGGTTGAAGTCGGAACCCAGGTCACCATCTAGAACGCGCCGTGCCTGAGCCATGCGAATTTGCATGGCTAAGCTCCGAAATCGGGCTAGGCTATGCCGGCAGCGCAGGACTATAAGCCGCGCGCGCTTCCGCCATTGTGCAGTGAAGCATTTTTAGAGGCCACTGGGCTCTCCCATGACAAGCGATGTAGCGATTTCCGCCCCGGAAACGGCGGCGGCCAATGGGCATGGCGAGGCCCACACCACCGCCCGTTTCGGCGCGCTGACGCTCGGCAGCATCGGCGTCGTCTACGGCGATATCGGCACCAGCCCGCTCTATGCGTTCCGTGAAGCGGTGATGGCCGCCTCGGGCGCAGAGGGGTTGCCGACGCCGGCAGCGGTGCTCGGCGTGCTCTCCCTGATCCTGTGGGCGCTCATCGTCGTGGTGACGCTCAAATACGTCGTGATCCTGCTCCGTGCCGACAACAATGGCGAGGGCGGCACGTTGGCACTGATGGCGCTGGCCCAGCGCGCCGTCGGCACCGGCGGGACGACCATCGTCCTGCTCGGCATCATCTCCGGCGCGTTGTTCTACGGCGATGCCGTGATCACGCCGGCGCTCTCGGTGCTGTCGGCGATCGAGGGCATGAAGGACGTCACGCTCCGGTTCGAGCCCTATATCGTGCCGCTGACGGTTGTGATCCTGGTCTGCCTGTTCGCGGTGCAGTCGCGCGGAACCGCCCGCGTCGCCGCCTTCTTCGGCCCGATCATGTGCGTCTGGTTCGCGGTCATTGCGGCGGCGGCGATCCATCCCATCATCCAGCAGCCGCAAGTCCTGTACGCGCTGAACCCGCTCTACGCCGTGTCCTTCATGATCCATCACGGCATCATCGGCTTTGTCACGCTGGGCGCCGTGTTCCTGGCGGTTACCGGCGCCGAGGCGCTCTATGCCGACCTCGGCCATTTCGGCAAACGGCCGATCCAGATTGCGTGGCTGTCGATCGTGCTGCCATCGCTGGCGCTGAACTATCTCGGGCAGGGCGCGCTCGTCCTCAGCGATCCCGGCGCGATCGTCAGCCCATTCTTCCAGCTCTTCCCGCAAGGTTTCTTCCGCGGCAGCATGGTCGTGCTCGCCACCATGGCGACCGTCATCGCGAGCCAGGCGGTCATTACCGGCGCCTATTCGCTGACGCGCCAGGCGATTCAGCTTGGGCTGCTGCCGCGCTTCGAAATTCGTCATACCTCTGAAGCCCATTCCGGCCAGATCTTCATCCCGCGCATCAACCAGCTCTTGCTGCTCGCCGTGGTGCTGCTGGTGCTGCTGTTCCGCTCCTCCAGCGCGCTGGCCTCGGCCTATGGCATCTCCGTGACCGGGACCATGGTGGTCACGGCGATGATGGGCTTCGTGGTGATCTGGAAGGTCTGGCGGTGGTCGCCGCTCGCGGCCGCCGCGCTGATTGCCCCGTTCCTGTTCCTCGACCTGACCTTCCTGGCGGCCAACCTGCTCAAGGTGTTCGAGGGTGGCTGGGTGCCGCTCGCGCTCGGCGCGCTCATGATCATCCTGATGTACACGTGGCGCCGCGGCAGCCGGCTGCTGTTCGAGAAGTCGCGCAAGCTCGAGTTCCCGCTCGCGGACCTCGTGGCGATGCTGGAGAAGCGGCCGCCGCAGCGGGTGCCCGGCACCGCCGTGTTCCTGACCTCGGACCCGCTCAGCGCGCCGACCGCGCTGATGCATAGTCTGAAGCACTACAAAGTGCTGCATGAGAAGAATGTCATTCTCACCATCGAGACGGCGCAGACCCCGCGGATCGATCCGGCCGAGCGCGTGAAGCTGGAGCAGATCTCACCGACCTTCTCCAAGGTGACGCTGAAATTCGGCTTCATGGAATCGCCCAACGTGCCGAAGGCGCTGGCGATCGCCCGCAAGCTCGGCTGGCAGTTCGACATCATGTCGACCTCGTTCTTCCTGTCGCGGAGGGCGCTGAAACCAGCCGCCCATTCCGGCATGCCGCGCTGGCAGGACCGCCTGTTCATCTCGCTCAGCCGCTCCGCCAACGACGCCACGGACTATTTCCAGATACCCTCGGGCCGTGTGGTCGAGGTTGGAACGCAGGTGACGATCTAGCGCCGCTGTCGTCGCCCGGCTTGACCGGGCGACCCAGTATTCCAGAGACGGCGCGGCTAGAACCGAGGAGCCGCAGCGTACTGGATTCCCCGCTCCAGTGCGCAATTGCGCACAAGGCGGGGAATGACACCAAACGCGCGGTGAGAGGTGAAGTGGGTCTCCCAGGCAGGGGCCCGAAAGCCGCGCTTCAAGTCGCTGCGATTTAGCTTTAACTTGCGCCGGGCGGCTCAAGCCTTTGTAGCGCTTGATTTTCACAAGCCGAGAGGCGAGGTTGCCGCCGCCGGGGACGCCCCGGCCTACGGCTCGCGATGTTGGAGGATGATGTGGCAAACCAGGTACAGGATCTGACCCCGGACGAGGTCTCCAAGGGTGTCGCGGAAGGGCGCTATCTGCTGGTCGACGTGCGCGAGCCGAACGAGGTCGAAGCCGAGGCCTATCCCTACGGCGTTGTGGTGCCGCTCTCGACCTTCGATCCAAAGGCGATCCCCGATCCCCAAGGCAAGGAGGTCGTGTTCGCCTGCCGCTCAGGCAAGCGCTCGGTGACCGCCTCGCTCGCGGCGCAGGCCGCGGGCCTGCCTTACGACAAGCATCTGGCCGGCGGCATGCTAGGCTGGAAGGCGGCGGGTCTTCCCAGCAAGGTCGGCGGCTGATCGGCCCCATGTCCAAAAGCGCTTCCCTGAACAAGGTTTTTGCCGACCTTCCCGTCACCATCTTCGAGGCGATGTCGCAGGCCGCGCGCGACAATGCCGCTATTAATCTCGGCCAGGGCTTTCCGGACGATCCCGGCCCCGAGGACATCCGCCGCGCCGCGGCCGACGCCTCGCTGAACGGCTATAACCAGTATCCCTCGATGATGGGCCTGCCGGAGCTGCGCCAGGCCATCGCGACCCATTACGGACATTGGCACGGCCTCAAGCTCGATCCGATGAGCGAGGTGATGGTCACCTCCGGCGGCACTGAGGCGCTGACCTCGGCCATCCTCGCGGTGGTCCAGCCCGGCGACGAGGTGGTGTGCTTCCAGCCGGTCTATGATTCCTACCTGCCGATTATCCGCCAGGCCGGCGGCATTCCGCGCCTGGTGCGGCTCGAGCCGCCGCATTGGCGTCTGAATGAGGACATGCTGAAAAGCGTCTTCAATTCAAAGACCAAGGCGGTGCTCTTCAACAATCCCTTGAATCCGTCCGCGGTGGTCTATCCGCGCGAGGATCTCGAGCTGCTCGCGCGCTACTGCCAGGAGTTCGACGTCATCGCGATCTGCGACGAGGTCTGGGAGCATGTCACCTTTGACGAGCACAAGCACATCCCGCTGATCACCATCCCGGGCATGCGCGATCGCACCATCAAGGTCGGCTCGGCCGGCAAGATCTTCTCGCTGACCGGGTGGAAGATCGGCTTCGTCTGCGCCGCACCGCCGTTGCTGCGCGTCGCCGCCAAGGTGCACCAGTTCCTGACCTTCACCACTGCGCCGAACCTGCAGGCCGCTGTCGCCTACGGCCTCGGCAAGGAGGACGACTACTTCCTGTCGATGCGCAAGGACCTGGCGCGAAGCAGGGACCGCCTGGCCAAGGGGCTG encodes:
- a CDS encoding ABCB family ABC transporter ATP-binding protein/permease — its product is MDQPQSFDGADVPNPAGGPAERATLMGTLAHLWPYIWPGDRFDLKMRVVWSLVLLLAAKLITLTVPFSFKWATDALTGANSAPLQADNWHLWVIASPLLLTVSYGTMRILMALLTQWRDGIFARVAMHAVRKLATITFIHMHELSLRFHLERKTGGLTRVLERGREGIEVIVRMVILQLIPTIVEVSLLMAVLLWQFDWRYVVATLITVTLYMYYTYIATEWRIGIRRKMNDSDTEANTKAIDSLLNYETVKYFGAEAREAQRYDKSVARYEEASVHTYTSLAVLNTGQAVIFTLGLTATMLMCAIGVRNGTNTVGDFVLVNAMMIQLYQPLNFMGMVYREIKQAIIDIEKMFNVLGREAEIKDAPDAQPLVISAGTVRFEDVRFAYEAPRPILKGISFEVPAGKTVAIVGPSGAGKSTISRLLFRLYDVSGGKILIDGQDIRAVTQDSLRASIGMVPQDTVLFNDTIRYNIRYGRWDASDAEVEEAARLAQIDHFIRLSPKGYETQVGERGLKLSGGEKQRVAIARTVLKAPPILVLDEATSALDTHTEHEIQGALDRVAKNRTSLVIAHRLSTIVGADEIIVLDQGRIAERGTHAKLLAHGGLYASMWNRQREAEAAREKLAKMADTGDAPNREPPAVNDALTAPAAAE
- a CDS encoding phosphatidylserine decarboxylase; this encodes MSILDSIQRQIPPIHKEGYPFIGGFALASLILFWLWSPLGWIGTILTVWCALFFRDPVRVTPVREGLVVSPADGRVSMITMALPPAELGLGDRPLPRISVFMSVFNCHVNRAPVAGRVDRIAYRPGLFINAELDKASEDNERNSLVISTPTARIGVVQIAGLVAKRIVCFVREGQAIGTGERFGLIRFGSRLDVYLPVGTKALVSEGQTAIAGETILADLAGDDPSRVYRAN
- a CDS encoding CDP-alcohol phosphatidyltransferase family protein — encoded protein: MTPYDFKYPDTRRRRFRPIPVRMLVPNVITLLAICAGLTSIRLSIEGRMSLAVYAIVFAAALDGIDGRIARMIKGQSKFGAELDSLADFVNFGVAPGLMLYFWQLHELGNAGWIAAMVFAISGGLRLARFNATMDDPNKPAFAANFFTGVPAPAGAITVLLPIYVAFLDLGRTPAAVTAAYTLLIAFLMVSRLPVFSGKTKRMRVPPELVLPAFVAVIVFIALLIAYPWHVLSIGTVLYLLCLPLGYKSYRDQARAMEAAAPAEGEVSSPPSAPTLANLSEPPPEDDRPGRLH
- a CDS encoding RraA family protein → MTNTATGPLPASVLEALGRYDTPTICNAMEIVAPERRLIGYTTKQLVCPFPDLPPIVGYARTVAIRSVLKSSLPAEEQSQRRIEYYEYVGTGHGPRISVIQDIDGPDVGYGAFWGEVQSNVHKALGCLGVITDGSIRDIPQWAPGFQALAGSIGPSHAWVHAESFGGEVRVAGMTVKSDDLIHADLHGAIVIPHDIAAKLPEAAELCGRRETPILEIARSPDFSLEKLKAALKRSAEIH
- a CDS encoding motility protein A, yielding MDIMTSVGLTAGIIVITAMIFMGGDLHMFISEHAMIIIFGGSISATMIRFPLSALLHGLPLGAKFAFTMSRLSAHDLVDELARIAEIARKQGPVGLEKVETDEPFLAKGIRYVADGYDLDFIRDNLERDRDNFLMHLDEGSKIYRAIGDCAPAFGMIGTLIGMVQMFANMTDPSKLGPFMATALLATLYGALVANLFCLPIADKLHGKLLDEETNRTLIIDGILMIRDSKSPTLVREMLLAYLPEKHRHAEGEPVPA
- a CDS encoding OmpA/MotB family protein, whose amino-acid sequence is MAKKKRGDAHGGGHGWFVTFADLMGLMMSFFVMLVAFSTQDANKLKIVAGSMRDAFGVQSEARYAGIVESDGLPTRPRLKNVDHIQPEDASNTPTPDQEDRDRTSGAKIKVDRNFALAAASLRQALQDMPELTEMSKHIMFEETKQGLNLEIVDQDGRSMFADGSKVPYDRTRRLVEKLAIPLKATPLRVSIAGHTAAGFVPTRSEYGAFDLSADRANAVRQILEREGLPPSHIFAVSGKADTQPLFPDDPSLAANRRVTITLMREDPPLPPNLKP
- a CDS encoding potassium transporter Kup, whose translation is MTASITQAETQDGQPVTSGFWALTLGSIGVVFGDIGTSPLYAFHEAVKAAAHGEPVSRVIVLGVLSLILWALLIVVTAKYVLLLLRADNNGEGGTLSLMALGQRALGRRSWVLLALGVVGASMFIGDSMITPAISVLSAVEGLKLATPALEHYVVPLTVLILVLLFAVQSKGTALVASAFGPVMVVWFAVIAVMGAVHIADDPTVLAAINPYYAVQFVLSHGTIGLVTLGAVFLAVTGGEALYADLGHFGRKPIQLAWMFFVLPALLINYFGQGALVLSDPSAIEHSFYRMVPEGLVLPLVGLATAATVIASQAVITGAYSLVYQAVQLGLLPRFEVRYTSETHAGQIYLPRVNRLLLIGVMLLVLLFHTPSNLASAYGIAVSTTMVADGIMGFVVIWKLWNWRAATAAAVIVPFVVVDLSFFSANLLKLLEGAWVPLLFGVAMAGTIWTWRKGSGILIQKTRRIEVPLDDLIRSLEKRPPHIVKGTAVFLTSDPSFVPTALLHNLKHNKVLHEHNVILTIETAHTPRVDLSERFRMEKISEKFSKVRLRFGYMEQPNVPKALAIARKQGWQFDIMSTSFFVSRRSLKASAQSGMPLWQDHLFIALSRSANDATDYFQIPTGRVVEVGTQVTI